In Thermococcus chitonophagus, the genomic stretch AACGCTGTAGCCAGTGAGCATCATGTAGAGCGGCAGGAGTAGCCAGACGATAAGTTGGGGCTCTATGAGTGCGTGATATATCATGTACGCCTTGGCACCCTTAGGTATTTCGCTCCAGCGCATTGTGAAGGCTTTTCCATGTATTTTGATTTATAAAATTATCCGCGGCGAAGCCACTCTTTTAAGGCCTTGCTGACTATTGAGATGAACTCTTCTTTTGTCCCTCCCTCGGAGTAGAACTTCTCTAGCAAATCTAGGAATTCGAGTTCTTCCCTTGTGTACTTCTCTCTGTCCCACTTAAATATCTTAAACTCCTCTCCCAGGATCTCTATTGTCCTAAGGGGAACTTCTTCATCGCTAAGATCTTTCATTAGCTCTATCGTGTTCACTATTTTGTATCCCATCTTCTTCCAAACCCAATGGCATCTTTATCCTGGGGGAGGACGTAGAGGTAGAGCGCATTGTCATGCTTTTTAACTTCCTCCTCAGCTCTCCTTACTAACGCCTTTCCCATCCCTTGTCCTCGGAATTTTGGCTTTACGAAGAGCTCCTCAATCCAGTAGCAGCCTTCTCTGGAGGACAGCCTTATAAATCCGGCAGGTTCATCCTTGTATGCTATGAATATCAGGTCTCCCCTCTCGAAGTATTCTTTCGCCTCTCTCTTTAACTCCTCCTCGTTAAAGCCCCATCCTTGCTTTCCTCGGAGCTCGCGGAAGAATTCAACGTAGAGGCTTTGAAAGTCTGCAAGGTTTTCTCTGCTCACCGTGAGTACCTTCATGAACATCCCCTAATCTAATATGTCGAGATATTAAAAATCCTAATTACTCGATATATCCAGAGACCTGAAGCGATAGCTAAGGCTCCGAGGCTTAGTGATAGAACTTCCTGGGGAGCTCCCCCCTCTATAAGCCATGCCACCAAAATTTGGGAGATTGGGATTATTAAAGTTGCAACGACATCGAAAATCCCCCTAATTGTTCCGAGCCTTTCAAGCGGAACATACTTCTGCATTATGCTATCGAATGAAACGTTCAACAACTCTCCTCCCAGCCCCAGGATGAACACTGAAA encodes the following:
- a CDS encoding GNAT family N-acetyltransferase, which translates into the protein MFMKVLTVSRENLADFQSLYVEFFRELRGKQGWGFNEEELKREAKEYFERGDLIFIAYKDEPAGFIRLSSREGCYWIEELFVKPKFRGQGMGKALVRRAEEEVKKHDNALYLYVLPQDKDAIGFGRRWDTK